Proteins encoded by one window of Arachis hypogaea cultivar Tifrunner chromosome 1, arahy.Tifrunner.gnm2.J5K5, whole genome shotgun sequence:
- the LOC140181769 gene encoding uncharacterized protein, translated as MAYPVALPPHLSNLHDVFNVSRLRMYTSVLAHVLEPESVELKENLTFQVTPVRIDDTSVKKLRGKDVPLVKVAWKRAGVEEHPWELEFEMRKDYPELFSSNSNFEGKYSYLVWRM; from the coding sequence ATGGCGTATCCAGTAGCTTTGCCACCTCATCTATCTAACTTACATGACGTATTCAACGTGTCACGACTCCGTATGTACACGTCGGTTTTGGCTCATGTGTTAGAGCCTGAGTCAGTAGAGTTGAAAGAGAACTTGACTTTCCAAGTAACGCCAGTGAGGAtcgatgacactagtgtgaagaagCTACGAGGAAAGGATGTTCCATTGGTTAAGGTTGCTTGGAAGCGAGCAGGAGTTGAAGAGCACCCTTGGGAATTAGAGTTTGAGATGCGAAAGGATTATCCCGAACTTTTCTCAagtaattcaaattttgagggcaaataTTCTTATTTGGTgtggagaatgtaa